One Phoenix dactylifera cultivar Barhee BC4 unplaced genomic scaffold, palm_55x_up_171113_PBpolish2nd_filt_p 000298F, whole genome shotgun sequence DNA window includes the following coding sequences:
- the LOC120105487 gene encoding probable BOI-related E3 ubiquitin-protein ligase 3: MAVQAQYPSNALILNRSEQERKSMEFSQAPTGFRDQSGVFFSNGASGNPRKRGREAAPILMESSAQGNSINDLLSLQPPPAASLSAPTVISLAQLQARPPPLVSTGLRLAFEDQHQLQNHNQANPLLSASLFPVLSDDLALQLNQHQDEFDRFLRAHGEHLRRTLAEKRQRHCRALLCAADEAAARRLREKEAEVEQAVRRAAELEERLARLKAESLAWQAKAMADQATALALHAQLQQAQAAAAEEREGECRDSPAEDAESAHVDPDRAPPAACRSCRSALASVVVLPCRHLCLCTDCSDAAPPCPVCRCATTGSLPVFFS; this comes from the exons atggCTGTTCAAGCCCAGTACCCGTCCAACGCTCTGATTTTAAACCG AAGCGAGCAGGAGCGGAAGAGCATGGAGTTTTCCCAAGCGCCTACTGGGTTCCGGGACCAATCCGGCGTGTTCTTCTCCAATGGAG CGAGTGGGAATCCACGGAAGCGGGGAAGGGAAGCGGCGCCCATTCTAATGGAGAGCTCGGCGCAGGGGAACTCCATTAATGATCTCCTCTCGCTGCAACCGCCGCCCGCTGCGTCGCTCTCTGCCCCGACGGTGATAAGCCTCGCCCAGCTCCAagctcgtcctcctcctctcgTCTCCACCGGCCTCCGGCTCGCCTTCGAAGACCAGCACCAGCTTCAGAACCATAACCAGGCCAATCCCCTGCTTTCGGCCTCGCTCTTCCCTGTTCTCTCCGATGACCTCGCCCTCCAACTCAACCAACACCAGGACGAATTCGACCGGTTCCTCCGCGCCCAC GGAGAGCATCTCCGCCGGACGCTGGCGGAGAAGCGGCAGCGGCACTGCCGGGCTTTGCTGTGCGCGGCCGATGAGGCGGCAGCGCGGAGGTTGAGGGAGAAGGAGGCGGAGGTGGAGCAGGCGGTTAGGCGCGCGGCCGAGCTCGAGGAGCGCCTCGCCCGCCTAAAGGCGGAATCTTTGGCGTGGCAGGCCAAGGCTATGGCCGACCAGGCCACGGCCCTTGCCCTCCACGCCCAGCTCCAGCAGGCCCAGGCCGCGGCGGCAGAAGAGAGGGAGGGCGAGTGCCGCGACTCGCCGGCGGAGGACGCCGAGTCGGCCCACGTCGATCCGGACCGGGCGCCGCCGGCGGCATGCCGGTCGTGCCGGTCGGCGCTGGCTTCGGTGGTCGTCCTTCCATGCCGCCACCTCTGCCTCTGCACCGACTGCAGCGACGCCGCCCCGCCCTGCCCCGTCTGCCGCTGCGCCACCACCGGAAGCCTCCCCGTCTTCTTCTCGTAA